A window from Thermomonas aquatica encodes these proteins:
- a CDS encoding MoaD/ThiS family protein, with amino-acid sequence MKISLQLFGRFRDFGAAPEIALEFPGIATVADFRAAFDAWARAHWPGYPPGLLQASAIATESSLLRADSALPADGRLALLPPVSGG; translated from the coding sequence ATGAAGATTTCCCTGCAACTGTTCGGCCGTTTCCGCGACTTCGGCGCCGCCCCCGAGATCGCCCTGGAATTCCCCGGCATCGCCACCGTGGCCGACTTCCGCGCCGCGTTCGACGCCTGGGCGCGCGCGCACTGGCCCGGCTACCCGCCCGGCCTGCTGCAGGCCTCGGCGATCGCCACCGAATCCAGCCTGCTGCGCGCGGACAGCGCCCTGCCCGCCGATGGCCGGCTGGCGCTGCTGCCGCCGGTGAGCGGAGGCTGA
- the dusA gene encoding tRNA dihydrouridine(20/20a) synthase DusA — MRASPAIAVEQLRLSVAPMMDWTDAHCRAFHRVLAPHARLYSEMVHANAVIHGDRARLLAMDPSEHPVALQLGGSEPALLAQAARIGAEHGFDEINLNCGCPSDRVQAGRFGACLMREPALVADSVAAMIDAIPDTPVTVKCRLGVDDDHEWSRFLAFIDTIADAGCRTFVVHARNAWLQGLSPKENREVPPLRYDWAYQLKRERPELQVIVNGGIADAAEATAHLAHVEGAMLGRAAYHTPYLLHELDVAWFGGESRTRGELLRAYRPYVEAQLARGVFLKHIVRHILGLFAGQPGGRAFRQVLSEGGHKRGADWSLVEQALALTERERAAA, encoded by the coding sequence ATGCGTGCGTCCCCCGCCATCGCCGTCGAGCAACTGCGCCTGTCCGTCGCCCCGATGATGGACTGGACCGATGCGCACTGCCGCGCCTTCCATCGCGTGCTGGCGCCGCATGCGCGGCTGTACAGCGAGATGGTGCACGCCAATGCGGTGATCCACGGCGACCGCGCGCGTCTGCTGGCGATGGATCCGTCCGAGCATCCGGTTGCGCTGCAACTGGGCGGCAGCGAGCCGGCGCTGCTGGCGCAGGCGGCGCGGATCGGCGCGGAACACGGTTTCGACGAGATCAACCTCAACTGCGGCTGCCCGTCCGACCGCGTGCAGGCCGGGCGCTTCGGTGCCTGCCTGATGCGCGAGCCAGCGCTGGTGGCGGATAGCGTGGCGGCGATGATCGACGCCATCCCGGACACGCCGGTCACGGTGAAGTGCCGGCTCGGCGTCGACGACGACCACGAATGGTCGCGCTTCCTCGCCTTCATCGACACGATCGCCGACGCCGGTTGCCGGACCTTCGTGGTGCATGCGCGCAATGCCTGGCTGCAGGGCCTGTCGCCGAAGGAAAACCGCGAAGTGCCGCCGCTGCGCTACGACTGGGCCTACCAACTCAAGCGCGAGCGGCCGGAGCTGCAGGTCATCGTCAACGGCGGCATCGCCGACGCCGCGGAAGCGACCGCGCACCTCGCGCATGTGGAGGGCGCGATGCTGGGCCGCGCGGCGTACCACACGCCGTACCTGCTGCATGAACTCGATGTGGCCTGGTTCGGCGGCGAATCGCGCACCCGCGGCGAATTGCTGCGCGCGTATCGGCCCTACGTCGAAGCGCAATTGGCGCGCGGCGTGTTCCTCAAGCACATCGTCCGCCACATCCTCGGCCTGTTCGCCGGCCAGCCCGGCGGGCGCGCATTCCGCCAGGTGTTGAGCGAAGGCGGGCACAAGCGGGGCGCCGATTGGTCGTTGGTCGAGCAGGCGTTGGCGCTGACCGAACGGGAGCGGGCCGCCGCATGA
- a CDS encoding molybdopterin-binding protein, whose product MLAVDEALALIRAACAPLPAETVALAQARGRVLAAPVDAPRDLPPFDNSAMDGFALRWREDLAEGTAIAVLAEQAAGDGIAGQSDGACSIMTGARLPDGLDTVVPVEDCRVLERTGDGRPAAIVLSRAPQRGQHVRHAGEDVAAGQRVLEAGARLDEEALLVLRGIGIGRLAVRRRPRLALACTGRELVDADGAELAPGQIANTNGPYLEQLFAEAGAELVERVTLPDEPAAFAAWLARWLEAGIELVVTTGAVSMGRYDFVPDVLRAAGAVLHFHKLKMRPGKPLLFATAGRGSLVFGLPGNPVSSAVGARFFVDAALRALAGRPPEPPLALPLAAAVRKKPGFSMLQKAAFALDAQGRLQVRLLHGQESFKTAPLLAARAWAVLPEASAELPAGTPVPVYPLRPGGAPFDGLLR is encoded by the coding sequence ATGCTCGCCGTGGACGAAGCGCTGGCGCTGATCCGCGCCGCCTGCGCGCCGCTGCCGGCGGAAACCGTGGCGTTGGCGCAGGCCCGCGGCCGCGTGCTGGCGGCGCCGGTGGACGCCCCGCGCGACCTGCCGCCGTTCGACAACTCGGCGATGGACGGCTTCGCCCTGCGCTGGCGCGAGGACCTGGCCGAAGGCACGGCGATCGCGGTGCTGGCCGAACAGGCCGCGGGCGACGGCATCGCCGGCCAGTCCGACGGCGCCTGCAGCATCATGACCGGCGCGCGCCTGCCGGACGGATTGGACACGGTCGTCCCGGTCGAGGACTGCCGCGTGCTCGAACGCACCGGCGACGGCCGGCCGGCGGCGATCGTGCTGTCGCGCGCGCCGCAGCGGGGCCAGCATGTGCGCCATGCCGGCGAGGACGTGGCGGCCGGCCAGCGCGTGCTGGAGGCCGGCGCGCGGCTGGACGAGGAAGCGCTGCTGGTGCTGCGCGGGATCGGCATCGGCCGCCTGGCGGTACGCCGCCGGCCGCGGCTGGCGCTGGCCTGCACCGGCCGCGAACTGGTGGACGCCGACGGCGCCGAACTCGCGCCCGGGCAGATCGCCAACACCAATGGCCCCTACCTGGAGCAGCTGTTCGCCGAGGCCGGCGCCGAGCTGGTCGAACGCGTCACCCTGCCCGACGAGCCCGCGGCCTTCGCGGCCTGGCTGGCGCGCTGGCTGGAGGCCGGCATCGAGCTGGTGGTGACCACCGGCGCGGTGTCGATGGGCCGCTACGATTTCGTCCCCGACGTACTGCGCGCTGCCGGCGCCGTGCTGCATTTCCACAAGCTGAAGATGCGTCCGGGCAAACCGCTGCTGTTCGCCACCGCCGGCCGCGGCAGCCTGGTGTTCGGCCTGCCCGGCAATCCGGTGTCGAGCGCGGTCGGTGCGCGCTTCTTCGTGGATGCCGCGCTGCGCGCGCTGGCCGGGCGGCCGCCGGAACCGCCGCTGGCGCTGCCGCTGGCCGCCGCGGTGCGCAAGAAGCCGGGCTTTTCCATGCTGCAGAAGGCGGCATTCGCACTGGACGCGCAGGGCCGCCTGCAGGTGCGCCTGCTGCACGGCCAGGAAAGCTTCAAGACCGCGCCGCTGCTGGCGGCGCGCGCCTGGGCCGTGCTGCCCGAGGCCTCCGCCGAGCTTCCCGCCGGGACGCCGGTGCCGGTGTACCCGCTCCGCCCCGGCGGAGCCCCGTTCGATGGACTGCTGCGATGA
- the moaCB gene encoding bifunctional molybdenum cofactor biosynthesis protein MoaC/MoaB, which translates to MDASASGFHMADVRRKRPVPRRAVAVGELRAGAAGYAALVGKTLPKGDALAMAEVAGLQGAKHAAQLMPLCHPLALEYVDVRCVPVPERHAIRVYCETALTARTGVEMEALAGASAALLTLYDLTKPVEPALSIEAVRLLFKEGGKKGLWLHPAGMGEDERAHYRPQSAPRLDGEAVAVITLSDRAAAGVYEDRSGALLEQLLQAMGADVRRRLLADGIAPLAAALREEAALGTPLVLCTGGTGFGPRDLAPEALAQVATRAVPGLAELFRGASSAHTPLAWLSRNASALVGDGTLVLLLPGSPKAVAQGMDILGPLLPHALAMMRGRPHA; encoded by the coding sequence ATGGACGCGTCCGCTTCCGGTTTCCACATGGCCGACGTGCGCCGCAAGCGCCCCGTTCCGCGCCGCGCGGTGGCGGTCGGCGAACTGCGCGCCGGCGCGGCCGGCTACGCGGCCCTGGTCGGCAAGACCCTGCCCAAGGGCGATGCGCTGGCGATGGCCGAAGTGGCCGGTCTGCAGGGCGCCAAGCACGCCGCGCAGCTGATGCCGCTGTGCCATCCGCTGGCGCTCGAGTACGTGGACGTGCGCTGCGTGCCGGTCCCCGAACGCCACGCCATCCGGGTGTACTGCGAGACCGCGCTGACCGCCCGGACCGGGGTGGAGATGGAGGCGCTGGCCGGCGCCAGCGCGGCGCTGCTGACCCTGTACGACCTGACCAAGCCGGTCGAGCCGGCGCTGTCGATCGAAGCGGTGCGCCTGCTGTTCAAGGAAGGCGGCAAGAAGGGTTTGTGGCTCCATCCGGCGGGAATGGGCGAGGACGAACGCGCGCATTACCGTCCGCAATCCGCGCCCAGGCTCGATGGCGAAGCGGTCGCGGTGATCACCCTCAGCGACCGCGCCGCGGCGGGCGTGTACGAGGACAGGAGCGGCGCACTGCTGGAACAGCTGTTGCAGGCAATGGGCGCAGACGTGCGCCGGCGGTTGCTGGCCGATGGCATCGCGCCGCTGGCCGCCGCCCTGCGCGAGGAAGCCGCGTTGGGCACGCCGCTGGTCCTGTGCACCGGCGGTACCGGCTTCGGCCCGCGCGACCTCGCCCCCGAAGCCCTGGCCCAGGTCGCCACCCGCGCGGTGCCCGGCCTGGCCGAACTGTTCCGCGGCGCCAGCAGCGCGCATACCCCGCTGGCCTGGCTGAGCCGCAATGCCAGCGCGCTGGTCGGCGACGGCACCCTGGTGCTGCTGCTGCCCGGCAGCCCGAAGGCGGTGGCGCAGGGCATGGACATCCTCGGCCCGCTGCTGCCGCATGCGCTGGCGATGATGCGCGGGCGGCCGCACGCATGA
- a CDS encoding molybdenum cofactor biosynthesis protein MoaE produces MHEQPHSDPRIACAVVDIAEGRLDVQAALDFVGDDAHGGIDVFIGRVRASSHGRQCVGIHYDMFDALALNVFRATAAAAVERYGPAAKCYVAHAKGRLAVGDLAVVIAFGSPHRDEAFRGCREVIEAVKHQAPIWKQEHFVDGLSEWSEGCSLCGDAHAQAGDAAGHAHAEPAAVRA; encoded by the coding sequence ATGCACGAGCAACCGCACAGCGACCCGCGCATCGCCTGCGCCGTGGTCGACATCGCCGAAGGCCGGCTGGACGTGCAGGCCGCCCTCGATTTCGTCGGCGACGATGCCCATGGCGGCATCGACGTGTTCATCGGCCGCGTGCGCGCGTCCAGCCACGGCCGCCAGTGCGTGGGCATCCACTACGACATGTTCGACGCGCTCGCCCTGAACGTGTTCCGCGCCACCGCCGCGGCGGCGGTCGAACGCTACGGCCCGGCCGCGAAATGCTACGTCGCCCACGCCAAGGGCAGGCTGGCGGTCGGCGACCTGGCGGTGGTGATCGCGTTCGGCAGCCCGCACCGCGACGAGGCCTTCCGCGGCTGCCGCGAAGTGATCGAGGCGGTCAAGCACCAGGCGCCGATCTGGAAGCAGGAGCACTTCGTCGACGGCCTCAGCGAATGGAGCGAGGGCTGCTCGCTGTGCGGCGACGCGCATGCGCAGGCGGGCGATGCGGCCGGCCACGCGCACGCGGAGCCCGCGGCGGTGCGCGCATGA
- the moaA gene encoding GTP 3',8-cyclase MoaA: protein MAVLEDRFGRTFPYLRLSVIEACNFRCSYCLPDGFHARPERPQPLGREEIARLLRGFAEVGLSKLRLTGGEPSLRRDLPEIIASAAAVGGIERIALTTNGTLLDRRVARWREAGLTNLNVSVDALERARFHAITGHDRLDEILRGIELARGLGFAAIKLNAVLLKGLNDDQLPAWLDYLRERDVSLRFIELMRTGDNAAYFQRHHLRAEALEAQLRETGWSLLARAADAGPAREYAHPDYAGRIGIIAPYSKDFCAGCNRLRVTHTGDLRLCLFGNVGIPLRPWLQDDADRDRLVAALRAQLGLKAIGHRLQQGETGMTANLSTIGG from the coding sequence ATGGCTGTCCTGGAGGACCGGTTCGGCCGGACCTTCCCCTACCTGCGGCTCTCGGTCATCGAGGCCTGCAACTTCCGCTGCAGCTATTGCCTGCCGGACGGCTTCCATGCGCGGCCGGAGCGGCCGCAACCGCTGGGCCGCGAGGAAATCGCGCGCCTGTTGCGCGGCTTCGCCGAGGTCGGGCTGAGCAAGCTGCGGCTGACCGGCGGCGAGCCCAGCCTGCGCCGCGACCTGCCCGAGATCATCGCGTCCGCGGCGGCGGTGGGCGGCATCGAACGCATCGCCCTGACCACCAACGGCACCCTGCTCGACCGCCGGGTGGCGCGCTGGCGCGAGGCGGGGCTGACCAATCTCAACGTCAGCGTCGACGCGCTGGAGCGCGCCCGTTTCCACGCGATCACCGGTCACGACCGGCTCGACGAGATCCTGCGCGGCATCGAATTGGCGCGCGGCCTGGGCTTCGCCGCGATCAAGCTCAACGCGGTCCTGCTGAAGGGCCTGAACGACGACCAGCTGCCGGCCTGGCTGGACTACCTGCGCGAGCGCGACGTCAGCCTGCGTTTCATCGAGCTCATGCGCACCGGCGACAACGCCGCCTACTTCCAGCGCCACCACCTGCGCGCCGAGGCGCTGGAAGCGCAGTTGCGCGAGACGGGCTGGTCCCTGCTGGCGCGCGCCGCCGACGCCGGCCCGGCGCGCGAATACGCGCATCCGGACTATGCCGGGCGGATCGGCATCATCGCCCCCTATTCGAAGGATTTCTGCGCCGGCTGCAACCGCCTGCGGGTGACCCATACCGGCGACCTGCGGCTGTGCCTGTTCGGCAACGTCGGCATCCCGCTGCGGCCCTGGCTGCAGGACGATGCCGACCGCGACCGCCTGGTCGCGGCGTTGCGCGCGCAGCTGGGCCTGAAGGCGATCGGCCACCGCCTGCAGCAGGGCGAGACCGGCATGACCGCCAACCTGTCGACCATCGGCGGCTGA
- a CDS encoding arginine deiminase-related protein produces MITRDPDAFFCLARSLDADFGPATARAAFLVAPDGFALAEQSAQDNAYMADAAAFDAARASAEHRALQRAISTVLPTVCFAGNPDTPDAVFPNNVFGTAAGRYVVGRMRHEVRQREAARDDIRGFFGGVLDYAEIDLSTQPHPCELTGALVIDRARGLGFCGLSERCDEAGARLMHEAFGLRATLLFDLAPGEYHANVVLAVLAGRAAVVCPRGFADPAVAAAIAGFYPHALSCTEAEHAAFVGNCIALSADSVWMSAQAGAALAPAQRARLLEAGFRIETVALDAVEAAGGSLRCCIGEIF; encoded by the coding sequence ATGATCACCCGCGATCCGGATGCGTTCTTTTGCCTTGCGCGCAGCCTTGATGCCGATTTCGGCCCGGCCACCGCACGCGCCGCCTTCCTGGTCGCGCCGGACGGCTTCGCCCTGGCCGAGCAGTCGGCGCAGGACAACGCCTACATGGCCGATGCCGCGGCGTTCGACGCGGCGCGCGCGTCGGCCGAGCATCGCGCGTTGCAGCGGGCGATTTCCACGGTACTGCCCACGGTCTGCTTCGCCGGCAATCCGGACACGCCGGACGCGGTGTTCCCCAACAACGTGTTCGGCACCGCCGCCGGCCGCTATGTGGTCGGCCGCATGCGCCACGAAGTCCGCCAGCGCGAGGCCGCGCGCGACGACATCCGCGGCTTCTTCGGCGGCGTGCTCGATTACGCCGAGATCGACCTGTCCACCCAGCCGCATCCCTGCGAACTGACCGGCGCGCTGGTGATCGACCGCGCCCGCGGCCTCGGCTTCTGCGGCCTGTCCGAGCGTTGCGACGAAGCCGGCGCGCGGCTGATGCACGAAGCGTTCGGCCTGCGCGCGACGCTGCTGTTCGATCTCGCCCCCGGCGAGTACCACGCCAATGTGGTGCTGGCGGTGCTGGCCGGGCGCGCCGCCGTGGTCTGCCCGCGCGGGTTCGCCGATCCGGCGGTGGCAGCCGCCATCGCCGGGTTCTACCCGCATGCGCTCAGCTGCACCGAGGCCGAGCACGCGGCTTTCGTCGGCAACTGCATCGCGCTGTCGGCGGACAGCGTCTGGATGAGCGCACAGGCCGGCGCCGCATTGGCCCCGGCGCAGCGCGCGCGGCTGCTGGAGGCGGGCTTCCGCATCGAAACCGTGGCCCTGGATGCGGTCGAAGCGGCGGGCGGCTCGCTGCGCTGCTGCATCGGCGAGATCTTTTGA
- a CDS encoding nitrate reductase subunit alpha, producing the protein MSYFLDRLNFLKPAPESFSEGHGATRGDDRSWEDGYRQRWQYDKIVRSTHGVNCTGSCSWKVYVKNGLVTWETQQTDYPRTRPDLPNHEPRGCPRGASYSWYLYSANRVKYPLVRSALLKLWREARKDKAPVDAWASIAGDEAKAKTYKSKRGMGGFVRSSWDEVNEIVAASNLYTVKRWGPDRVVGFSPIPAMSMVSYAAGARYLSLLGGACLSFYDWYCDLPPSSPQVWGEQTDVPESADWYNSRYIIAWGSNVPQTRTPDAHFFTEARYNGTKTVAITPDYSEVAKLTDHWLHPKQGTDAALAFAFGHVILKEFHVDAPSQYFTDYCRQYSDMPLLVRLEKRADGRLVPERFLRAADLGGLGEANNPEWKTLAYDDATGEITVPNGSVGFRWGEKGKWNIEEKDSGGRETRLRLSLKDHADAIEAVSFPYFGGIENDYWTESKFDEVLERNIPVKRLTLADGREWAVASVYDLLLAQYGVDRGFGGGNVAAGYDDDMPGTPAWQERITGVPRAEVIAIAREFARTADKTRGRSMIIVGAAMNHWFHNDMNYRGLINMLVMCGCVGQTGGGWAHYVGQEKLRPQSGWAPLAFATDWSKPPRQMNGTSFFYFNSSQYRYEKLGVEEILSPLADKAKYTGSLADFNLRAVRMGWLPAIPQLNANPMQLVRDAERAGMAPVDYAVGKLKDGSLDFAFADPDAPENFPRNLFIWRSNLLGSSGKGHEYMLKHLLGTRHGVQGKDLGERGATKPEEVTWRDEAPEGKLDLLVTLDFRMCTTALYSDIVLPTATWYEKNDLNTSDMHPFIHPLSKAVDPAWEARSDWDIFKGIARTVSALAPGVLGVEKDLVLVPTLHDTPNEIAMPYGVTDWKKGECELIPGKTAPSMVVVERDYPNLYKKFTSLGPLLDNQGNGGKGMAWDTTHEVEFLGRLNHEVDEAGISHGRPQLETAIDCAEAIMHLAPETNGHVAVKAWKSLEGFTGRSHTHLAEGKEHEAIRFRDIQAQPRKIISSPIWSGLEDENVSYNAGYTNVHELIPWRTLTGRQQFYQDHEWMRDFGEAFMGYRPPVDTKTIKPIHGKKPNGNREIVLNWITPHQKWGIHSTYSDNLIMQTLSRGGPIVWLSEDDAKSAGIEDNDWIELFNVNGAIAARAVVSQRVMNGIAMMYHAQERIINTPGSEVTGTRGGIHNSVTRVVVKPTHMIGGYAQLAYGFNYYGTVGTNRDELVVVRKMDKVDWLDGEAVPAAAKEVV; encoded by the coding sequence ATGAGTTATTTCCTCGACCGGCTGAACTTCCTGAAGCCTGCGCCCGAATCCTTTTCGGAGGGACACGGCGCCACCCGCGGCGACGACCGCAGCTGGGAAGACGGTTACCGCCAGCGCTGGCAGTACGACAAGATCGTGCGCTCGACGCATGGGGTGAACTGCACGGGTTCCTGCAGCTGGAAGGTCTACGTCAAGAACGGCCTGGTCACCTGGGAAACCCAGCAGACCGACTACCCGCGCACCCGCCCCGACCTGCCCAACCACGAACCGCGCGGCTGCCCGCGCGGCGCCAGCTATTCCTGGTACCTGTACAGCGCCAACCGGGTGAAGTACCCGCTGGTGCGCAGCGCGCTGCTCAAGCTGTGGCGCGAGGCGCGCAAGGACAAGGCGCCGGTCGACGCCTGGGCCAGCATCGCCGGCGACGAGGCCAAGGCGAAGACCTACAAGTCCAAGCGCGGCATGGGCGGCTTCGTGCGCTCCAGCTGGGACGAGGTCAACGAAATCGTCGCCGCCTCCAACCTGTACACGGTCAAGCGCTGGGGCCCGGACCGGGTGGTCGGCTTCTCGCCGATCCCGGCGATGTCGATGGTCAGCTACGCCGCCGGCGCGCGCTATCTCTCCCTGCTCGGCGGCGCCTGCCTGAGTTTCTACGACTGGTACTGCGACCTGCCGCCGTCCAGCCCGCAGGTGTGGGGCGAGCAGACCGACGTGCCGGAATCGGCCGACTGGTACAACAGCCGCTACATCATCGCCTGGGGCAGCAACGTCCCGCAGACGCGCACGCCGGACGCGCACTTCTTCACCGAGGCGCGCTACAACGGCACCAAGACGGTGGCGATCACCCCCGACTATTCGGAAGTCGCCAAGCTCACCGACCACTGGCTGCATCCCAAGCAGGGCACCGACGCCGCGCTGGCGTTCGCGTTCGGCCACGTGATCCTGAAAGAGTTCCACGTCGACGCGCCGTCGCAGTACTTCACCGACTACTGCCGCCAGTACAGCGACATGCCGCTGCTGGTGCGGCTGGAAAAGCGCGCCGACGGCCGGCTGGTGCCGGAGCGCTTCCTGCGCGCCGCCGACCTCGGCGGGCTGGGCGAGGCCAACAACCCCGAATGGAAGACCCTGGCCTACGACGACGCCACCGGCGAGATCACCGTGCCCAACGGCTCGGTCGGCTTCCGCTGGGGCGAGAAGGGCAAGTGGAACATCGAGGAGAAGGACAGCGGCGGCCGCGAAACCCGCCTGCGCCTGAGCCTGAAGGACCATGCCGACGCCATCGAGGCGGTCAGCTTCCCCTACTTCGGCGGCATCGAGAACGACTACTGGACCGAGTCGAAGTTCGACGAGGTGCTGGAGCGCAACATCCCGGTCAAGCGCCTGACCCTGGCCGACGGCCGGGAATGGGCGGTGGCCAGCGTGTACGACCTGCTGCTGGCGCAGTACGGCGTGGACCGCGGCTTCGGCGGCGGCAACGTGGCCGCCGGCTACGACGACGACATGCCCGGCACCCCGGCCTGGCAGGAACGCATCACCGGCGTGCCGCGCGCCGAGGTCATCGCCATCGCCCGCGAGTTCGCGCGCACCGCGGACAAGACCCGCGGCCGCAGCATGATCATCGTCGGCGCGGCGATGAACCACTGGTTCCACAACGACATGAACTACCGCGGGCTGATCAACATGCTCGTGATGTGCGGCTGCGTCGGCCAGACCGGCGGCGGCTGGGCGCACTACGTGGGCCAGGAGAAGCTGCGCCCGCAGTCGGGCTGGGCGCCGCTGGCGTTCGCCACCGACTGGAGCAAGCCGCCGCGGCAGATGAACGGCACCTCGTTCTTCTACTTCAACTCCAGCCAGTACCGCTACGAGAAGCTCGGCGTCGAGGAAATCCTGTCGCCGCTGGCCGACAAGGCGAAGTACACCGGCTCGCTGGCCGACTTCAACCTGCGCGCGGTGCGGATGGGCTGGCTGCCGGCGATCCCGCAGCTCAACGCCAACCCGATGCAGCTGGTGCGCGACGCCGAACGGGCCGGGATGGCGCCGGTGGACTACGCGGTGGGCAAGCTCAAGGACGGCAGCCTGGACTTCGCCTTCGCCGACCCGGACGCGCCGGAGAATTTCCCGCGCAACCTGTTCATCTGGCGCAGCAACCTGCTGGGCAGCTCCGGCAAGGGCCACGAGTACATGCTCAAGCACCTGCTGGGCACCCGCCACGGCGTGCAGGGCAAGGACCTGGGCGAGCGCGGCGCGACCAAGCCGGAAGAAGTGACGTGGCGCGACGAAGCGCCGGAAGGCAAGCTCGACCTGCTGGTGACGCTCGACTTCCGCATGTGCACCACCGCGCTGTACAGCGACATCGTGCTGCCCACCGCGACCTGGTACGAGAAGAACGACCTCAACACCTCGGACATGCACCCGTTCATCCACCCGCTGTCGAAGGCGGTGGACCCGGCGTGGGAAGCGCGCAGCGACTGGGACATCTTCAAGGGCATCGCCCGCACGGTCAGCGCGCTCGCGCCCGGCGTGCTGGGGGTGGAGAAGGACCTGGTGCTGGTGCCGACCCTGCACGACACGCCCAACGAGATCGCCATGCCCTACGGCGTGACCGACTGGAAGAAGGGCGAGTGCGAACTGATCCCGGGCAAGACCGCGCCGAGCATGGTGGTGGTCGAGCGCGACTACCCGAACCTGTACAAGAAGTTCACCTCGCTCGGCCCGCTGCTGGACAACCAGGGCAACGGCGGCAAGGGCATGGCCTGGGACACCACCCATGAAGTGGAATTCCTCGGCCGGCTCAACCACGAGGTGGACGAAGCCGGCATCAGCCACGGCCGCCCGCAGCTGGAAACCGCGATCGACTGCGCCGAGGCGATCATGCACCTCGCGCCGGAGACCAACGGCCACGTGGCGGTGAAGGCGTGGAAGTCGCTCGAGGGCTTCACCGGGCGCAGCCACACCCACCTGGCGGAAGGCAAGGAACACGAGGCGATCCGCTTCCGCGACATCCAGGCGCAGCCGCGCAAGATCATCAGCTCGCCGATCTGGTCCGGGCTGGAAGACGAGAACGTCAGCTACAACGCCGGCTACACCAACGTCCACGAACTGATCCCGTGGCGCACCCTCACCGGCCGCCAGCAGTTCTACCAGGACCACGAATGGATGCGCGACTTCGGCGAAGCCTTCATGGGCTACCGGCCGCCGGTCGACACCAAGACGATCAAGCCGATCCACGGCAAGAAGCCGAACGGCAACCGCGAGATCGTCCTCAACTGGATCACCCCGCACCAGAAATGGGGCATCCACAGCACCTACAGCGACAACCTGATCATGCAGACGCTGTCGCGCGGCGGGCCGATCGTGTGGCTGTCCGAGGACGACGCGAAGTCGGCCGGGATCGAGGACAACGACTGGATCGAACTGTTCAACGTCAACGGCGCGATCGCCGCGCGCGCGGTGGTCAGCCAGCGCGTGATGAACGGCATCGCGATGATGTACCACGCGCAGGAACGCATCATCAACACGCCCGGCAGCGAGGTCACCGGCACCCGCGGCGGCATCCACAACTCGGTGACCCGGGTGGTGGTGAAGCCCACCCACATGATCGGCGGCTACGCGCAGCTGGCCTACGGCTTCAACTACTACGGCACGGTGGGCACCAACCGCGACGAACTGGTGGTGGTGCGCAAGATGGACAAGGTCGATTGGCTGGACGGCGAAGCCGTGCCCGCGGCCGCCAAGGAGGTGGTGTGA